The DNA segment CCCTGTCAAGCGATGCCACCTGGTTCACCAAGGGACAACCCCTGAAGGGTAACAAACCTATCGCCTTCCGTGCCTTGCCCGCTGAGGAGAAATCCCTGAGCGGTGCCTGGGGTCAAATGCGTAGATCACGGGATTACCGCCCTCTCTACCATGTTGCATGGCGTCAGCCGGTAAAGAGTCCCGACCAGGCGAAACAGGTCTTCTTCACACTGTTGCCGGCAAATGGCGCCCAGGCTACGGATTTCAATCTGCCCAAACTCGAGGGCAGCCTGAAATTCAGTGTGAAACGGTATCTCCATTTGAATGCGGACATCGCCCTGCACAAACTCGCCAGTGGCAGCGATCCGCAAGCGAGCGGTGATAACTATGGCTTTGCTCCGCGCTATAAGCACTATCGCCTGCAGGAGAGCAGACGCATGCGCAGCGGCAAGCTCTATTACATCGACCACCCGGTGCTTGGTATATTGGTTAACGCTGAGCGCTATGAGCCGCCACAACCGGAACCTGTAGAAACCCCGATACCGGTGCCGACAATCATTCCGCCGACCCAGTCCCAGGGGCAAGTGAAACCCAGTCCTGCAACCCAGTAACTGAATGGCTTGTTCCGGTTTTTTCTCCTTCCCACGCTGGCGCAGTGGAACTAAACTTAGGGAAGGTCTGATTAATCCGTCATTCCGGCGCATGCCGGAATCTATGTGCTTGATTTTCCTGGATCCCGGCATGCGCCGGGATGACGAAAAGAGAGTTAATCAGAGGTTCCTTAGCGTTTAGCTTAGGCAACCCGGGGATCACCGCTTCATGGCAAGTATGGTAGCGGCTATTCGCTCTGCCAACTGCCCCACGGCCCGATTGGCGGCGGCAACCCCTGCTTCCACACCATCACCCCGAGCAGGCTCTTCGATGACCAGCTGCTGCATCTCCAGAAGCTTGTTGTCGGTACGACGAACAAGGGTCCAACGCAGTTGTAACCACACCCTGCCACTCTCACGATCGAATCGACTGATCCTTAGCAACACCTCGTAATCAGGTCTTATACTGCCATGCCATGGGTAGGAGATAACCTGCATATCAACGAGCTTTTGTCGCAACTGATCGGTAATAACCTGAACGATATTCTCCTGCAGAGAACCTGCCCAATGATCGAAATCATTCAGCGCCAAACGATGGGGTGAGTGGCGCTCCACGATTTGAGGCCGGTCCAGATAGCTGGCCAAACTGACAGGCCCGATGCCCACCAGCTGTTGCCCAGGCAGGGGTTTCAGGGAGATGGTTTGTGCCTTCTCCAACTGACCATCGAGACGATAGAAACGGGTCGGTTGGGACGAGGTCCCGGCACACCCTGTGAACAGCAGAGAGAGACATAGGGCGAACATTAAAGGTCGCACGCAGACTATGGATTGCATTACTGTTTCCCCCTCAACAAGGCTTCAGGATGGCGCTCCAGGTACTCCGACATATTCTTAATGGATCTTGCCGCCGCCCCCAGCTCACGCAGGGTGACCGTCATTTCAGTCAGTATCGGTGATTCCTGACTCAGCAGCTTGTCAGCGGACGATGCCACCTCTCCTATTTGAGAAATAGTCGCCTCACCATTTTTCATGGTCCGTTCCCAACTGGAAAACGCCTTGGTCAGCCTGGCTTCGGTTTCAACCAACAGTTGCTGTGATTGGGTTGCCGTGTTGGTAATCTCGGCAAGCATTTGTTGTGCTTCCTCAAGGGTGCCTGTGCTACCGGCGATGAGTTGAGGTGTCACCTTATGCAGCTGTTCCGTGACACTATCGAGACGTTGGGTTATCTGCAAGAGTGAGTCCTTGAGTCGGATCAGCTCACCGCTGGCGGCCATCTCATCGATGCTGTCCAGGATCTCTGACAGGCGTTTCATAATCCGTTCAATGGGCACAGCCTCCAGGGCAGTGGCGATTCGCTCCATGCTCGATTGAATAGTGGGGATCTCCCGGTATTCTGAATCGGTATTCACCAGCCGAACCGGGGTGTCGGGATGAAAATCGAGTTCTATCTCCAATTTGCCGGTAACCAGGCTTTGCAGATTGAGCCTCGCCCGCAGTCCCTGCCTGATCAGATCATCCAATCCGATCAACACCCCACTGCCCGTATGCACACCATCGATCCCAACCCGTGTATCATCGATGCCGATAATGACAGGAATCCTGAATTCCTGGCTCTTCTTGAAATAGGTGATCGACATGGACTCGACCTTGCCGACCCTGACGCCACGAAAATTAACCGGCGAACCGACCTGGAGCCCTTTTACATCACTCTCGAAAAAAAGAATAAAGCGGGTGGATTTATGCGCCAGACCGCCGTCGGAGAGAAGAAAAATCGCGCTTAGGGCCAATCCCAGGGATAGCAGGACAAAGAGACCGATGAGGGTTGGACTGACCTTCGATTGCATATCGTTCAGCTTCCAGAAGTTGATGAGGCATTCACGCCCCGGGTCAGAAATGCCTGTACCCTGGGATCGCTGCAACTTTGCAACAGTTCACTCGGGTTGCCATGAGCGATCATGGTTTTGCATTCAGGGTCGAGAAATACCGAATTATTGCCAATCGCGAATATACTGGCCAGTTCATGGGTCACTACCACGATGGTGGTTCCGAGACTCTCACTCAACTCGATGATCAAATCATCCAGACGCTTGGCGCTGACCGGGTCCAGTCCAGCCGAGGGTTCATCGAAAAACAGCAGTTCGGGATCGAGAGCCATGGCCCGGGCGAGACCGGCGCGTTTCTGCATGCCACCGCTGATCTCAGCGGGAAGGTAGTCCTCGAAACCCTTGAGTCCCACGAGGGATAGCTTATAGGTGGCCAGCTCCCGTGCCTGCTGCGGAGACAGATCCGTATAGGTCTCGATGGGCAGCGAGATATTTTCCGCCAGTGTCATATTGCCCCACAGGGCGCCACTTTGATACAGCACCCCCATGCGTCGCATCAGGTCCTGACGCCGATCCTCAGGCAGTTGCCAGAATGCCTCCCCATGATAATAAATCTCCCCCTTTGCCGGTGTTTTGAGCCCGATCAAATGGCGCAACAGGGTACTCTTGCCACAACCGCTGCCACCCATGATGACAAAGATATCACCCTGCCAAATTGTGAAATTCAGATCCCGCTGGATCACGAAATCAGCATACTCCATGGTCAGATCCCTGACCTCGATATGGGTTGCTGCTCGCTGTTTTGGCGCTGCACTTTCCCCTGGCATGGCTCAGATCCCCAGTTGATTGAATATCAGCGTCGAAAGGGCATCCCATATGACAATCAGCAGGATCGCCGTCACCATCGCTGAGGTGGTGGCTTGCCCCACCGCAGAGGAGTTTCTGCCGCTCTGCAGTCCACGCAGACAACCCGACATGGCGATCACAATGGCAAACAGCACACTCTTCACCGTGCCAACGGCCAAGTCGTTCCAGCCCATGGATTCCCGGGTCTGAATCAAATACTCGATCAGCGAGATATCCAGCACCCAGACGCCGACCATCAAACCACCAACAATCGCCAGCATGTCAGCCCAAAGGGTGAGTAACGGTAACATGATCAGCAGCGCCAGGAAGCGTGGCAGGACCAGAAAGTCCACCACTGAGATACCGAACGTTTTCAACGCATCGATCTCATTATTGACCTGCATGGTGCCCAGCTGTGCGGCATAGGCGGAGCCGGTTCGACCCGCCATGATGATGGCGGTCATCATCGCCCCCATCTCCCGTACCGACCCCAAACCCACCAGATTGGCCACGTAGATCTCGGCTCCGAACATCTGCAGTTGCAAGGCACCCACAAAGGCAAGCACCGCCCCGACCAAGACACCGATCAGGCTGACAATGGGCAGTGCCTCCGGACCGGCCGCCTGCAGGAAACGCAGCAAGTCGATGCCGCGAAAGCTCGCCCTGCCGGAGAGCAGTCGCAACAGGGAGAGTGTCAGCTCACCGGCAAACCGGGTGAACTGTACCGATTCCCGCCACGCCTTGAGGGTCAGTGCCCCGGTGCGGTAGAGCCATGAAAAGGCTTCTGAATTTCGCCGCGCACCCTTACGCTCAGGGACCTCCTGCGCCAGTTTAAGCAGCCTGCGAACCCCATCGGGTAGATCCTCCGTTTCCAGTTGCAGGCTCTGCTCGTGGGCGAAATCATATAGATGCTGCACGATATTCAAAAATTGACTGTCCCAGCGAGCCAGCTGACCGGTTTCGAGGGCAATCGCCTTGAGACCACTATGCGACCTCAACTCCTGTTTCAATCCTTGCCAATCGAAGCGCATATCCTGCAGGGTCCAGGACCCCTTGAACACCAATACTGCCCGGCTCTCTGATGGATAGGAAATTGTCAGTGAATCTTCGACCACGTATGGGTTTCCCGTTCGAATTGGCGTATCTTCATAGCGCAAAAAGCTTATACGGCATGCTGATCCCAAGCCTGGTTAATAGATCCTAGTGTACATCAGGAGTAAAACCGGGCACATTTAATTCCTGCATATTCATTATGATCAGCAGTAGGAAAATAGTCGTGAAAATCATGAAAGCCACTGAAAACTAAAAACTGCAGCAATTCACTATGCAATAACTGAGTAAAACGGGTAACCGGTTTTTAGGTTTGTTACATTTACCAATACCATACTGACTGTATAGCAATAACAACTACGGTAACCACTATGTCAATGATTTCAACCCAACCTCAACACGGCGGTATTGCACTCATTGTCGAGGATGAGGTGACAAACCGTATGATTCTCAAGGCGTTGTTAAAGAAGCGCGGCTACCATGTGATCGAGGCTGAAAACGGGGCCGAGGCGATACAGCTGTTCCAGCAACAGAGCCCGAATATCATTTTTATGGATGTCATGATGCCGGTCATGGATGGCTATGAAGCGACTACAGAGATCAAGCGCCTATCCGGTGACGAGTTCATCCCTATTATCTTCCTCACCGCCATGTCCGATGAAAAGGCCCTGGCCCGCTGTGTCGAGGTAGGTGGCGACGACTTTCTCTCCAAACCCTACAGTTTTACCGTGCTTTCGGCCAAGGTTAAGGCGATGGAGCGTATTCGCATTCTGCATCAGGACACCCGCATGCTCTACAGCCGGATGCAACGTGACGAAGAGATTGCTGAACAGGTGTTCAGCGGTGCAGTGATCGCCGGCAATGTAGGCCTCGACCGCATCCACAGTTTATTAAAACCAGCCAGCGTGTTCAGTGGCGACCTTATGCTGACCGCATACGCCCCATCACAAGATATGCATGTCCTGCTGGGTGACTTCACCGGCCATGGATTGGCGGCCGCACTGGGCGCACTGCCAACCTCTGAGGTATTTCGCTCCATGACTGGCAAGGGATTTGCCCCCCAGCAGATACTCTCTGCCATCAACAACAAGCTCTACAACCTGTTACCCACCGGCATGTTCCTGGCAACGCAGTTTGTCAAGGTCGACCACCAGTTAGACCATATTTCCATTATCAACTGCGGCATGCCTGACTGCTTTCTGGTCGAAAACGAAAGCATGCATATCAAACAACAGATCGTGTCGAAATCACTTCCCCTGGGTATCGCCCCGGATATCGATTTCAAGG comes from the Candidatus Thiodiazotropha sp. CDECU1 genome and includes:
- a CDS encoding CsiV family protein, which encodes MRQLRKKLHTLLIGTILLQPLLLQAEADNRDNAPVWYQFEVLIFERIAPGAGSTEGWPNDPGRPLSSDATWFTKGQPLKGNKPIAFRALPAEEKSLSGAWGQMRRSRDYRPLYHVAWRQPVKSPDQAKQVFFTLLPANGAQATDFNLPKLEGSLKFSVKRYLHLNADIALHKLASGSDPQASGDNYGFAPRYKHYRLQESRRMRSGKLYYIDHPVLGILVNAERYEPPQPEPVETPIPVPTIIPPTQSQGQVKPSPATQ
- a CDS encoding PqiC family protein; amino-acid sequence: MQSIVCVRPLMFALCLSLLFTGCAGTSSQPTRFYRLDGQLEKAQTISLKPLPGQQLVGIGPVSLASYLDRPQIVERHSPHRLALNDFDHWAGSLQENIVQVITDQLRQKLVDMQVISYPWHGSIRPDYEVLLRISRFDRESGRVWLQLRWTLVRRTDNKLLEMQQLVIEEPARGDGVEAGVAAANRAVGQLAERIAATILAMKR
- a CDS encoding MlaD family protein translates to MQSKVSPTLIGLFVLLSLGLALSAIFLLSDGGLAHKSTRFILFFESDVKGLQVGSPVNFRGVRVGKVESMSITYFKKSQEFRIPVIIGIDDTRVGIDGVHTGSGVLIGLDDLIRQGLRARLNLQSLVTGKLEIELDFHPDTPVRLVNTDSEYREIPTIQSSMERIATALEAVPIERIMKRLSEILDSIDEMAASGELIRLKDSLLQITQRLDSVTEQLHKVTPQLIAGSTGTLEEAQQMLAEITNTATQSQQLLVETEARLTKAFSSWERTMKNGEATISQIGEVASSADKLLSQESPILTEMTVTLRELGAAARSIKNMSEYLERHPEALLRGKQ
- a CDS encoding ABC transporter ATP-binding protein, with translation MPGESAAPKQRAATHIEVRDLTMEYADFVIQRDLNFTIWQGDIFVIMGGSGCGKSTLLRHLIGLKTPAKGEIYYHGEAFWQLPEDRRQDLMRRMGVLYQSGALWGNMTLAENISLPIETYTDLSPQQARELATYKLSLVGLKGFEDYLPAEISGGMQKRAGLARAMALDPELLFFDEPSAGLDPVSAKRLDDLIIELSESLGTTIVVVTHELASIFAIGNNSVFLDPECKTMIAHGNPSELLQSCSDPRVQAFLTRGVNASSTSGS
- a CDS encoding MlaE family ABC transporter permease translates to MVEDSLTISYPSESRAVLVFKGSWTLQDMRFDWQGLKQELRSHSGLKAIALETGQLARWDSQFLNIVQHLYDFAHEQSLQLETEDLPDGVRRLLKLAQEVPERKGARRNSEAFSWLYRTGALTLKAWRESVQFTRFAGELTLSLLRLLSGRASFRGIDLLRFLQAAGPEALPIVSLIGVLVGAVLAFVGALQLQMFGAEIYVANLVGLGSVREMGAMMTAIIMAGRTGSAYAAQLGTMQVNNEIDALKTFGISVVDFLVLPRFLALLIMLPLLTLWADMLAIVGGLMVGVWVLDISLIEYLIQTRESMGWNDLAVGTVKSVLFAIVIAMSGCLRGLQSGRNSSAVGQATTSAMVTAILLIVIWDALSTLIFNQLGI
- a CDS encoding ATP-binding SpoIIE family protein phosphatase, which codes for MSMISTQPQHGGIALIVEDEVTNRMILKALLKKRGYHVIEAENGAEAIQLFQQQSPNIIFMDVMMPVMDGYEATTEIKRLSGDEFIPIIFLTAMSDEKALARCVEVGGDDFLSKPYSFTVLSAKVKAMERIRILHQDTRMLYSRMQRDEEIAEQVFSGAVIAGNVGLDRIHSLLKPASVFSGDLMLTAYAPSQDMHVLLGDFTGHGLAAALGALPTSEVFRSMTGKGFAPQQILSAINNKLYNLLPTGMFLATQFVKVDHQLDHISIINCGMPDCFLVENESMHIKQQIVSKSLPLGIAPDIDFKDDFHHLRVKQGDRVILATDGVTEARNSKGELFGQERFIQAIIKSDSNTYILDKLARDLEAFCQDAPQDDDISVVEVPLFPDLLPGRESPSPHIVTGGDMPHKLFSHEHPDCIEFQLIFYGSQLRQADPVPILINYIQETAGLHEHRRPLFTILTELYINALDHGVLQMDSKLKQGEEGFTNYFQQREQRLEALTEGKIRIALRIHRNTDGGYIVITMEDSGHGFDYVSLSQEVANETIYSGRGILLVKSLVKQLQFFAPGNKAEAIYVWEDNL